A region of Vibrio porteresiae DSM 19223 DNA encodes the following proteins:
- a CDS encoding LysE family translocator, with the protein MTFTTWLSLFAVALLGAMSPGPSLAMVVKHTLAGGRSNGLCTAWAHGCGIAMYAFITMIGLAAVLHSMPIVFDAISYAGALYLAYLGVNALRSKGGVAARMESGERVSNLQSAKEGILISVLNPKITLFFIALFSQFVSIGHTVGAKATIVMTPFVVDGMWYTLIVLLLSNSAVLEKLRAKAAWIDRVSGCVLLALALRVVVSI; encoded by the coding sequence ATGACATTCACTACTTGGTTATCTCTTTTTGCCGTTGCCCTGTTAGGGGCAATGTCTCCTGGCCCTAGTTTGGCTATGGTGGTTAAACACACCTTAGCAGGTGGGCGCTCAAATGGTTTATGCACGGCATGGGCACATGGGTGTGGTATTGCGATGTACGCCTTTATTACCATGATTGGTTTGGCGGCGGTGCTGCACAGCATGCCTATTGTGTTTGATGCCATTAGCTATGCGGGTGCGCTTTATCTTGCGTATTTAGGTGTGAATGCGCTGCGTTCTAAAGGTGGTGTTGCGGCACGGATGGAAAGTGGTGAACGAGTCAGTAATTTGCAGTCGGCTAAAGAGGGCATCCTGATTTCGGTGCTGAACCCTAAAATCACCCTGTTCTTTATCGCGCTGTTCAGTCAGTTTGTCAGTATTGGTCATACTGTTGGGGCGAAAGCCACTATTGTGATGACCCCATTTGTTGTCGATGGCATGTGGTATACCTTGATTGTGTTACTACTCTCTAATTCGGCGGTGCTGGAAAAACTGCGTGCTAAAGCGGCGTGGATTGATCGCGTTTCAGGTTGTGTGTTATTGGCGCTGGCATTGCGAGTGG